In Janibacter sp. CX7, a single genomic region encodes these proteins:
- a CDS encoding polyphenol oxidase family protein: MFAWRDDAPGLVRAFTDRHGGRSVAPFAGLNLGAHVGDDPDAVRGNREVVEQAVGLPLVLADQVHGADVVHVTSQLLEAPRTTTGAVGEGDALVTDLPGVALGVLVADCTPVLVHDAAGGLVGAAHAGRPGMVAGVVLRLVEAMRDLGARDLRATVGPSVCGRCYEVPADMRAAAAEVSPPSAAVTWTGTPAIDVATGVVDQLQGAGVPVEWVPGCAREDDSLYSYRRDGRTGRYAGIIGRRGESA, translated from the coding sequence GTGTTCGCCTGGAGAGATGACGCCCCGGGGCTCGTGCGAGCCTTCACCGACCGACACGGCGGCCGCAGCGTCGCCCCCTTCGCCGGCCTCAACCTCGGCGCCCACGTCGGTGACGACCCCGACGCCGTCCGGGGCAACCGGGAGGTCGTCGAGCAGGCCGTCGGCCTGCCGCTCGTCCTCGCCGACCAGGTCCACGGCGCCGACGTCGTCCACGTGACCTCGCAGCTGCTCGAGGCCCCCCGCACCACCACCGGCGCCGTCGGGGAGGGCGACGCACTCGTCACCGACCTGCCCGGCGTCGCCCTGGGCGTCCTCGTCGCCGACTGCACCCCCGTGCTCGTCCACGACGCGGCCGGTGGCCTCGTCGGGGCCGCCCACGCCGGTCGGCCGGGGATGGTCGCCGGCGTCGTGCTGCGGCTCGTCGAGGCGATGCGCGACCTCGGTGCCCGTGACCTGCGCGCCACCGTCGGGCCCTCGGTCTGCGGACGCTGCTACGAGGTGCCGGCCGACATGCGGGCCGCTGCAGCCGAGGTCTCCCCGCCCTCCGCCGCGGTCACCTGGACCGGCACACCGGCCATCGACGTCGCGACCGGGGTCGTCGACCAGCTGCAGGGCGCCGGCGTCCCGGTCGAGTGGGTGCCCGGGTGCGCCCGCGAGGACGACTCGCTCTACTCCTACCGCCGCGACGGCCGGACCGGCCGCTACGCGGGCATCATCGGCCGGCGGGGCGAGTCGGCATGA
- a CDS encoding YggS family pyridoxal phosphate-dependent enzyme, whose protein sequence is MSAERRDELAANLAAVEQRIDAACEAAGRDRGQVHLVVVTKYFPRSDLDLLVELGMRDLGENREQEAAAKLADGGTPVGVRAHFIGQLQSNKAGAVTRWADVVQSVDRPKLVGALARGAEAAGREVTALVQVNLDPQADGGRGGADPADVPALADAIASSSLRLGGLMAVAPLGADPDRAFARLAELSEALRADHPEATWVSAGMSGDLESAVRHGATHLRVGTAILGERPSHR, encoded by the coding sequence ATGAGCGCCGAGCGTCGGGACGAGCTCGCCGCCAACCTCGCGGCGGTCGAGCAGCGCATCGACGCGGCCTGCGAGGCCGCCGGGCGGGACCGGGGGCAGGTGCACCTCGTCGTCGTGACGAAGTACTTCCCGCGCAGCGACCTCGACCTGCTCGTCGAGCTCGGGATGCGTGACCTCGGCGAGAACCGCGAGCAGGAGGCGGCGGCCAAGCTCGCCGACGGAGGCACCCCGGTGGGGGTGCGCGCCCACTTCATCGGGCAGCTCCAGTCCAACAAGGCCGGCGCCGTCACCCGCTGGGCCGATGTCGTGCAGTCGGTCGACCGGCCCAAGCTCGTCGGTGCGCTCGCGCGCGGCGCCGAGGCCGCCGGCCGGGAGGTCACCGCCCTCGTCCAGGTCAACCTCGACCCGCAGGCAGACGGCGGTCGTGGGGGAGCGGACCCGGCCGACGTGCCGGCCCTCGCCGACGCGATCGCGAGCTCCTCCCTTCGTCTCGGGGGCCTCATGGCGGTGGCGCCGCTCGGGGCGGACCCGGACCGCGCCTTCGCCCGTCTCGCGGAGCTGTCCGAGGCCCTGCGCGCGGACCACCCGGAGGCGACGTGGGTCTCCGCAGGCATGAGCGGTGACCTCGAGTCGGCCGTGCGCCACGGTGCGACACACCTGCGTGTCGGGACGGCAATCCTCGGAGAACGTCCGTCACACCGGTAA
- a CDS encoding cell division protein SepF yields the protein MTALRNAMVYLGLAEDDKRYDEYDDQYVDEYDAGHELLEEEHTAAEVTPLRRVPTAPAVREVEVTPMNRITTIHPSTYNDARAIGESFRNNTPVIMNLSDMDDSDAKRLVDFAAGLVFGLHGSIERVTNKVFLLSPEHIEVDAEGGDAPQPRALFNQS from the coding sequence ATGACGGCACTGCGCAACGCGATGGTCTACCTCGGGCTCGCAGAGGACGACAAGCGCTACGACGAGTACGACGACCAGTACGTCGACGAGTACGACGCGGGTCACGAGCTCCTCGAGGAGGAGCACACCGCCGCCGAGGTCACCCCCCTGCGCCGCGTCCCCACGGCACCGGCCGTCCGCGAGGTGGAGGTCACCCCGATGAACCGCATCACGACGATCCACCCCAGCACCTACAACGACGCCCGGGCGATCGGTGAGAGCTTCCGCAACAACACCCCGGTGATCATGAACCTCAGCGACATGGACGACTCCGACGCCAAGCGTCTCGTCGACTTCGCCGCCGGTCTGGTCTTCGGTCTCCACGGCTCGATCGAGCGGGTGACCAACAAGGTCTTCCTGCTCTCGCCCGAGCACATCGAGGTCGACGCCGAGGGTGGCGACGCGCCCCAGCCGCGCGCCCTCTTCAACCAGAGCTGA
- a CDS encoding YggT family protein, whose amino-acid sequence MSIVRDVLHLLLYVYFLVLIGRLVLDWIQVFARQWRPRGVILVVAEAIYTLTDPPLRAIRTVIKPVRIGGVALDLAFLVLILVVSVLLRIV is encoded by the coding sequence ATGTCGATCGTCCGCGACGTGCTGCACCTGCTGCTGTACGTCTACTTCCTCGTCCTCATCGGACGCCTCGTCCTCGACTGGATCCAGGTCTTCGCCCGCCAGTGGCGGCCCCGAGGAGTCATCCTCGTCGTCGCCGAGGCGATCTACACGCTCACCGACCCGCCCCTGCGGGCCATCCGCACCGTCATCAAGCCGGTGCGCATCGGTGGCGTCGCCCTCGACCTCGCCTTCCTCGTCCTGATCCTCGTGGTCTCGGTCCTCCTGCGCATCGTCTAG
- a CDS encoding DivIVA domain-containing protein → MPVRALRATSVHPVQSLNGGTMALTPEDVLNKTFTQTQFRRGYDEREVDDFLDEVVAEMRRMVKDSEDLRARAQDGSGSRPAAAAAVADTGKADEALTRENRDLRSRLEDLRSRFDKETAARAAAEKRATELEQTARTSDERAKGDAANLSKAQQGADERIATVNARAEEAEASAQERIKAANAAAEKAEAEAKARQDEAAKAPVAAAKDSGAGEMAAAAGGGAGASGLIALAQRLHDEHVAEGQTQRDKLIAEAQRRHDELVSTGQGKHDELLSTGQSKHDEFIKTGQGKRDQFIGEGTTQRDKLISDAQAKSTTMVSEAEAQRKKILDDLNAQKSKIETQIAELTTYERDYRRKLKDFISGQLKGLDTSASVAPEQPVKH, encoded by the coding sequence ATGCCCGTGCGCGCGCTGCGCGCCACGAGCGTGCACCCTGTCCAGTCGCTCAACGGAGGAACAATGGCGCTCACGCCCGAGGACGTCCTCAACAAGACCTTCACCCAGACCCAGTTCCGTCGCGGGTACGACGAGCGCGAGGTCGACGACTTCCTCGACGAGGTCGTCGCCGAGATGCGTCGCATGGTCAAGGACTCGGAGGACCTGCGGGCTCGCGCCCAGGACGGCTCCGGCTCCCGCCCGGCCGCCGCGGCCGCCGTCGCCGACACGGGCAAGGCCGACGAGGCCTTGACCCGCGAGAACCGCGACCTGCGCAGCCGACTCGAGGACCTGCGCTCCCGCTTCGACAAGGAGACCGCCGCCCGCGCGGCCGCCGAGAAGCGCGCCACCGAGCTCGAGCAGACCGCTCGCACCAGCGACGAGCGCGCCAAGGGTGACGCCGCGAACCTCTCCAAGGCCCAGCAGGGCGCCGACGAGCGCATCGCGACCGTCAACGCCCGTGCCGAGGAGGCCGAGGCGAGCGCCCAGGAGCGCATCAAGGCCGCCAACGCCGCAGCCGAGAAGGCCGAGGCCGAGGCGAAGGCCCGCCAGGACGAGGCCGCCAAGGCCCCCGTCGCCGCGGCCAAGGACTCCGGCGCCGGCGAGATGGCTGCCGCCGCTGGCGGTGGCGCCGGCGCCTCCGGCCTCATCGCGCTCGCCCAGCGCCTGCACGACGAGCACGTCGCCGAGGGCCAGACCCAGCGCGACAAGCTCATCGCCGAGGCGCAGCGTCGCCACGACGAGCTCGTCTCCACCGGTCAGGGCAAGCACGACGAGCTGCTGTCGACCGGTCAGTCGAAGCACGACGAGTTCATCAAGACCGGTCAGGGCAAGCGCGACCAGTTCATCGGCGAGGGCACGACCCAGCGCGACAAGCTGATCTCCGACGCCCAGGCCAAGAGCACGACGATGGTCAGCGAGGCCGAGGCGCAGCGCAAGAAGATCCTCGACGACCTCAACGCCCAGAAGTCGAAGATCGAGACCCAGATCGCCGAGCTGACGACCTACGAGCGCGACTACCGCCGCAAGCTCAAGGACTTCATCTCGGGCCAGCTCAAGGGCCTCGACACCTCGGCGAGCGTCGCTCCCGAGCAGCCCGTCAAGCACTGA
- a CDS encoding TraR/DksA C4-type zinc finger protein, whose product MVMAAKKTATKAATKGSTGSKATKTATKSAAKAAPAKKSAAKKSTAKKASATKAPAKKAPATKSAAKKAPAKKTTATKAPKKAAPEALVVREDESPWTAKELKEVRAELHTEIERLTAEIASAESSLDEFLKEPIDGAGDDQADAGSKSFEREHELSLVAGARTGLEQNQHALDRLDDGTYGICESCGNPIGKLRLQAYPRATLCMSCKSRQERR is encoded by the coding sequence ATGGTCATGGCGGCGAAGAAGACGGCCACGAAGGCGGCGACCAAGGGGTCGACCGGCTCGAAGGCCACGAAGACCGCGACGAAGAGTGCGGCCAAGGCGGCGCCCGCGAAGAAGTCCGCCGCGAAGAAGTCCACGGCGAAGAAGGCTTCGGCGACGAAGGCTCCTGCGAAGAAGGCTCCGGCCACGAAGAGCGCCGCCAAGAAGGCGCCGGCGAAGAAGACGACCGCCACGAAGGCCCCCAAGAAGGCCGCCCCCGAGGCGCTCGTCGTCCGCGAGGACGAGAGCCCGTGGACCGCGAAGGAGCTCAAGGAGGTGCGCGCCGAGTTGCACACCGAGATCGAGCGCCTCACCGCCGAGATCGCGTCCGCCGAGAGCAGCCTCGACGAGTTCCTCAAGGAGCCGATCGACGGGGCCGGCGACGACCAGGCCGACGCAGGGTCCAAGTCCTTCGAGCGTGAGCACGAGCTGAGCCTCGTCGCCGGGGCCCGCACCGGCCTCGAGCAGAACCAGCACGCGCTCGACCGCCTCGACGACGGCACCTACGGGATCTGCGAGTCCTGCGGCAACCCGATCGGCAAGCTTCGACTCCAGGCCTATCCGCGTGCGACCCTGTGCATGTCATGCAAGAGTCGACAGGAGCGGCGCTGA
- the lspA gene encoding signal peptidase II gives MLRWYATTAVVALVLDQATKVWAMGALDDGRVVPLVGDVLSLRLIRNSGAAFSIGDSMTWVMTLVALGVTGAIVWVTPRIRSLPWALALGALLGGSVGNLVDRFVREPGPLRGHVVDFIDYGGLFVGNVADIAIVGGAIVLVWLVFSGIGLDGTKEEQADA, from the coding sequence GTGCTTCGTTGGTATGCCACCACCGCGGTCGTCGCGCTCGTCCTCGACCAGGCCACCAAGGTCTGGGCGATGGGCGCGCTCGACGACGGGAGGGTCGTCCCGCTCGTCGGCGACGTGCTCTCCCTTCGCCTGATCCGCAACTCCGGCGCCGCCTTCTCGATCGGTGACTCGATGACCTGGGTCATGACCCTCGTCGCGCTCGGCGTGACCGGGGCGATCGTGTGGGTCACCCCGCGCATCCGGTCGCTGCCGTGGGCCCTGGCGCTCGGGGCGCTGCTCGGCGGGTCGGTCGGCAACCTCGTCGACCGCTTCGTGCGCGAGCCGGGGCCGCTGCGCGGCCACGTCGTCGACTTCATCGACTACGGCGGGCTCTTCGTGGGCAATGTCGCCGACATCGCCATCGTCGGCGGGGCGATCGTGCTCGTGTGGCTCGTCTTCAGCGGGATCGGTCTCGACGGGACCAAGGAGGAGCAGGCCGATGCCTGA
- a CDS encoding RluA family pseudouridine synthase yields MPDVRNVLVPEGLEGERVDAAVARLFGVSRTRAAELAADGKVLVEGATVAKSARVSAGDHVEVTLPSADESPSLAIVAEPVPGMRIVHDDDDIVVVDKPIGVAAHPSVGWSGPDVLGGLAAAGYRISTSGASERQGIVSRLDVGTSGLMVVCKSEYAYSVLKRAFKQRTVDKTYHALVQGLPDPHVGTVDAPIGRHPSGEYKFAVMDSGKHAVTHYELLEAFRHASLLEIKLETGRTHQIRVHMAALRHPCVGDPTYGADPSLARTLGLERQWLHAMGLGFIHPGTGDYVHFESTYPQDLQTALDRLADMS; encoded by the coding sequence ATGCCTGATGTGCGCAACGTGCTCGTGCCCGAGGGCCTCGAGGGGGAGCGGGTCGACGCGGCCGTCGCCCGCCTCTTCGGCGTCTCCCGCACCCGGGCGGCCGAGCTGGCCGCCGACGGCAAGGTCCTCGTCGAGGGCGCCACGGTCGCGAAGTCGGCGCGGGTGAGCGCCGGCGACCACGTCGAGGTCACCCTGCCCTCCGCCGACGAGAGCCCCAGCCTGGCGATCGTCGCCGAGCCGGTGCCCGGCATGCGGATCGTTCACGACGACGACGACATCGTCGTCGTCGACAAGCCGATCGGCGTCGCCGCCCACCCGAGCGTCGGTTGGTCCGGCCCCGACGTGCTCGGCGGGCTGGCCGCGGCCGGCTACCGGATCAGCACGAGCGGCGCCAGCGAGCGGCAGGGCATCGTCTCGCGCCTCGACGTCGGCACCTCGGGCCTGATGGTCGTGTGCAAGAGCGAGTACGCCTACTCCGTGCTCAAGCGCGCCTTCAAGCAGCGCACGGTCGACAAGACCTATCACGCGCTCGTCCAGGGCCTGCCCGACCCGCACGTCGGCACGGTCGACGCGCCGATCGGCCGGCACCCGAGCGGCGAGTACAAGTTCGCGGTCATGGACTCCGGCAAGCACGCCGTCACCCACTACGAGCTGCTCGAGGCCTTCCGCCACGCGTCGCTGCTCGAGATCAAGCTCGAGACCGGACGCACCCACCAGATCAGGGTGCACATGGCCGCCCTTCGTCATCCGTGCGTCGGTGACCCGACCTACGGCGCCGACCCGAGCCTGGCCCGCACGCTCGGCCTCGAGCGGCAGTGGCTGCACGCGATGGGCCTCGGCTTCATCCACCCGGGCACGGGCGACTACGTGCACTTCGAGAGCACCTACCCGCAGGACCTGCAGACGGCGCTGGACCGGCTCGCCGACATGTCCTGA
- a CDS encoding AMP-binding protein — protein sequence MFVPMSVNDFIDRAAAVYGDRLAVVDEPDQPAPPLEGVTYARMRQLANAQAAHLDSLGIEVGDRVAVVSHNSARLLTSFFGVAGSGRVLVPINFRLAPEEVKFIVEHSGARVLYIDPELTALVDEVSAEHTFVLGEDEHLFGDVDPESAQPRAWEADEEAIATINYTSGTTARPKGVRITHRNIWTNAATFGLHAGISDRDVYLHTLPMFHANGWGMPFAMTGVGAQHVVIRKIDGAEILRRVERHGVTVMCAAPAVVNSVLAAAAEWEGEIPGRDRVRIIVAGAPPPTTTVARVQTELGWEFIQIYGLTETSPLLTINRSRAEWDELSPQDRAAKLVRAGAPALGCRMRVDDESGEVLARSNVIMEGYHDLPDETARTFEGGWFHTGDGGVVGDDGYVTISDRKKDVIITGGENVSSIEVEDVLFSHPDVTEVAVIGVPDDKWGETIKALVVVTEGSTATEADLIAWCKSKAAGYKAPTSIEFRDELARTATGKLQKFKLRAPYWEGRERQVN from the coding sequence ATGTTCGTGCCCATGTCCGTCAACGACTTCATCGACCGTGCTGCCGCCGTGTACGGCGACCGTCTCGCGGTCGTCGACGAGCCCGACCAGCCGGCACCGCCCCTCGAGGGCGTCACCTATGCCCGCATGCGCCAGCTCGCGAACGCGCAGGCGGCCCACCTCGACTCCCTGGGCATCGAGGTCGGCGACCGCGTCGCCGTCGTCTCGCACAACTCGGCCCGTCTGCTCACGAGCTTCTTCGGGGTCGCCGGCTCGGGCCGCGTGCTCGTGCCGATCAACTTCCGCCTTGCCCCCGAGGAGGTGAAGTTCATCGTCGAGCACTCCGGCGCGCGCGTCCTCTACATCGACCCCGAGCTCACCGCGCTCGTCGACGAGGTCTCCGCCGAGCACACCTTCGTCCTCGGCGAGGACGAGCACCTCTTCGGCGACGTCGACCCCGAGAGCGCGCAGCCGCGCGCCTGGGAGGCCGACGAGGAGGCGATCGCGACGATCAACTACACCTCCGGCACGACGGCCCGCCCCAAGGGCGTGCGGATCACCCACCGCAACATCTGGACCAATGCCGCGACCTTCGGGCTGCACGCGGGCATCAGCGACCGCGACGTATACCTGCACACCCTGCCGATGTTCCACGCCAACGGGTGGGGCATGCCCTTCGCCATGACGGGTGTCGGCGCCCAGCACGTCGTCATCCGCAAGATCGACGGTGCCGAGATCCTGCGGCGCGTGGAGCGGCACGGAGTGACGGTCATGTGCGCCGCCCCCGCCGTGGTGAACTCCGTGCTCGCGGCCGCGGCCGAGTGGGAGGGCGAGATCCCCGGTCGCGACCGGGTGCGGATCATCGTCGCCGGCGCCCCGCCGCCCACGACGACCGTGGCGCGGGTCCAGACCGAGCTCGGCTGGGAGTTCATCCAGATCTACGGCCTGACCGAGACCTCTCCCCTGCTGACGATCAACCGCTCGCGGGCCGAGTGGGACGAGCTCTCGCCGCAGGACCGTGCGGCCAAGCTCGTGCGCGCCGGCGCCCCGGCGCTCGGCTGCCGGATGCGGGTCGACGACGAGAGCGGCGAGGTCCTCGCCCGGTCCAACGTCATCATGGAGGGCTACCACGACCTGCCCGACGAGACGGCCCGCACCTTCGAGGGCGGCTGGTTCCACACCGGTGACGGCGGCGTCGTCGGCGACGACGGCTACGTGACGATCAGCGACCGCAAGAAGGACGTCATCATCACCGGTGGCGAGAACGTCTCGTCCATCGAGGTCGAGGACGTCCTCTTCTCGCACCCCGACGTCACCGAGGTCGCGGTCATCGGCGTCCCCGACGACAAGTGGGGCGAGACGATCAAGGCGCTCGTCGTCGTCACCGAGGGGTCGACGGCCACGGAGGCCGACCTCATCGCCTGGTGCAAGTCCAAGGCGGCCGGCTACAAGGCCCCGACGTCGATCGAGTTCCGCGACGAGCTGGCCCGCACGGCGACGGGCAAGCTGCAGAAGTTCAAGCTGCGAGCCCCCTACTGGGAGGGCCGCGAGCGTCAGGTCAACTGA
- the dnaE gene encoding DNA polymerase III subunit alpha, with the protein MSELPRSENFVHLHNHTEYSMLDGAARIKDMFSTAQEMGMPAIAMTDHGYLFGAHEFWKTAQSYDVKPIIGLEAYVAPGTHRTDKNRVKWGDERTRPGDDVSGGGAYTHMTLLARNNTGMHNLFTMGSRASLDSVFAKWPRLDRELLSQYGEGLVATTGCPSGEIQTRLRLGQYDKAVEAASEFRDIFGREHYFLELMDHGNQIERRVRDDLMRLAKDLQLPLLATNDLHYVKQEDYIAQDALLCINSGSKLHDPDRFKFDGEGYYLKSPAEMRQLWRELPEACDNTLLVADMCEVSFTEGEGRYMPRFECPPGEDETSWFIKEVQTGLHRRFPDGIPEYAQRQADYEIDVIVGKGYPGYFLVVADFINWAKDNGIRVGPGRGSGAGSMCAYAMGITDLDPIPHGLIFERFLNPERKSMPDFDVDFDERRRSEVIRYVSDKYGDERVAMIATYGTIKAKQAVKDSARVMGHPFNVGEQLTKAMPADVMGKGVPLAKMWDKEHDRFGEGQEFRELVESEKHLGEVVDLAKGLEGLKRQWGVHAAGVIMSSEPLIDVIPIMRRLQDGQVLTQFDYPTCETLGLVKMDFLGLRNLTILDDALINIKSNRDEEIDLDALSKDMTDKATYRLLSRGDTLGVFQLDGGGMRTLLRLMQPDNFEDISAALALYRPGPMGVNAHTNFALRKNGRQEVVPLDPQLKGKLQPQMEEALGPILGTTYGLCIYQEQVMEIAQKLAGYTLGNADLLRRAMGKKKKEVLDAEYIPFSEGMKANGYNEESIAALWGVLVPFSDYAFNKAHTAAYGLVSYWTAYLKANYPAEYMAALLTSVGDDKDKSALYLNECRRMGIKVLPPSVNESVGPFAAVDADIRFGLHAIRNVGRNVVEAIITTREEKGAFTSFDDFLAKCPAVVCNKRTIESLIMAGAFDDLGHPRQGLVMVHEEYVDAFVGVKRQEAVGQDSLWDMFGGGDDEEDTSGSGIEGMGLRPIPQVEWDKRAKLSNEREMLGLYVSDHPLFGVEHVLQRAADTSIATLTQADSGVKENSTVTIAGLVTGLSVKRTKKGDLWAIATIEDLEGAIECLFFPKTYLTVQTMLTQDIVAVVRGRVNARDDTVSIYAEDLQIPELTDGPRGPVVLTLDYARATTGRIEEVKQVLSQHPGSTDVQIKLVQPGRSVTMSVDAAYRVEPTEALIGDLKVILGARAVSA; encoded by the coding sequence ATGTCCGAGCTGCCGCGTTCCGAGAACTTCGTCCACCTGCACAACCACACCGAGTACTCGATGCTCGACGGTGCTGCGCGCATCAAGGACATGTTCTCCACCGCCCAGGAGATGGGCATGCCGGCGATCGCGATGACCGACCACGGCTATCTCTTCGGCGCCCACGAGTTCTGGAAGACGGCGCAGTCCTACGACGTGAAGCCGATCATCGGGCTCGAGGCCTACGTGGCGCCGGGGACCCACCGCACCGACAAGAACCGCGTGAAGTGGGGCGACGAGCGCACCCGACCCGGCGACGACGTCTCCGGTGGTGGCGCGTACACCCACATGACGCTGCTGGCGCGCAACAACACCGGCATGCACAACCTCTTCACCATGGGCTCGCGCGCGTCCTTGGACTCGGTCTTCGCCAAGTGGCCGCGGCTGGACCGCGAGCTGCTCTCGCAGTACGGCGAGGGGCTCGTCGCGACGACCGGCTGCCCCTCCGGCGAGATCCAGACCCGGTTGCGCCTGGGTCAGTACGACAAGGCGGTCGAGGCCGCCTCGGAGTTCCGCGACATCTTCGGCCGCGAGCACTACTTCCTCGAGCTCATGGACCACGGCAACCAGATCGAGCGCCGGGTCCGCGACGACCTCATGCGGCTGGCCAAGGACCTGCAGCTGCCCCTCCTGGCGACCAACGACCTGCACTACGTCAAGCAGGAGGACTACATCGCGCAGGACGCGCTCCTGTGCATCAACTCCGGGTCCAAGCTGCACGACCCCGACCGCTTCAAGTTCGACGGCGAGGGCTACTACCTCAAGTCGCCCGCCGAGATGCGCCAGCTGTGGCGCGAGCTGCCCGAGGCCTGCGACAACACCCTGCTCGTCGCCGACATGTGCGAGGTCTCCTTCACGGAGGGCGAAGGGCGGTACATGCCGCGCTTCGAGTGCCCGCCGGGGGAGGACGAGACCTCGTGGTTCATCAAGGAGGTGCAGACCGGTCTGCACCGCCGCTTCCCCGACGGCATCCCCGAGTACGCGCAGCGCCAGGCCGACTACGAGATCGACGTCATCGTCGGCAAGGGCTACCCGGGCTACTTCCTCGTCGTCGCCGACTTCATCAACTGGGCCAAGGACAACGGCATCCGTGTCGGCCCGGGCCGTGGCTCCGGTGCCGGCTCGATGTGCGCCTACGCGATGGGCATCACCGACCTCGACCCGATCCCGCACGGTCTGATCTTCGAGCGCTTCCTCAACCCCGAGCGCAAGTCGATGCCCGACTTCGACGTCGACTTCGACGAGCGCCGGCGCTCCGAGGTCATCCGTTATGTCTCCGACAAGTACGGCGACGAGCGGGTGGCGATGATCGCCACCTACGGCACGATCAAGGCGAAGCAGGCGGTCAAGGACTCCGCCCGCGTCATGGGTCACCCCTTCAACGTCGGCGAGCAGCTGACCAAGGCGATGCCGGCCGACGTCATGGGCAAGGGCGTGCCGCTGGCGAAGATGTGGGACAAGGAGCACGACCGCTTCGGCGAGGGGCAGGAGTTCCGCGAGCTCGTCGAGTCGGAGAAGCACCTCGGCGAGGTCGTCGACCTGGCCAAGGGCCTCGAGGGCCTCAAGCGCCAGTGGGGCGTGCACGCCGCTGGCGTCATCATGAGCAGCGAGCCGCTCATCGACGTCATCCCGATCATGCGCCGGCTGCAGGACGGCCAGGTCCTCACGCAGTTCGACTACCCGACGTGCGAGACGCTCGGGCTGGTCAAGATGGACTTCCTCGGCCTGCGCAACCTGACGATCCTCGACGACGCCCTGATCAACATCAAGAGCAACCGCGACGAGGAGATCGACCTCGACGCCCTCTCGAAGGACATGACCGACAAGGCGACCTACCGCCTGCTCTCGCGCGGCGACACGCTCGGGGTCTTCCAGCTCGACGGTGGCGGCATGCGCACGCTGCTGCGGCTGATGCAGCCCGACAACTTCGAGGACATCTCCGCCGCCCTCGCGCTCTACCGACCCGGCCCGATGGGTGTCAACGCCCACACCAACTTCGCCCTGCGCAAGAACGGCCGCCAGGAGGTCGTGCCGCTCGACCCGCAGCTCAAGGGCAAGCTCCAGCCGCAGATGGAGGAGGCCCTCGGCCCGATCCTCGGCACGACCTACGGCCTGTGCATCTACCAGGAGCAGGTCATGGAGATCGCGCAGAAGCTGGCGGGCTACACGCTCGGCAACGCCGACCTGCTGCGCCGTGCCATGGGCAAGAAGAAGAAGGAGGTGCTCGACGCCGAGTACATCCCCTTCTCCGAGGGCATGAAGGCCAATGGCTACAACGAGGAGTCGATCGCCGCGCTGTGGGGCGTCCTCGTCCCCTTCTCCGACTACGCCTTCAACAAGGCGCACACCGCCGCCTACGGCCTTGTCTCCTACTGGACCGCCTACCTCAAGGCCAACTACCCGGCCGAGTACATGGCAGCGCTGCTCACCTCGGTCGGCGACGACAAGGACAAGTCGGCGCTCTACCTCAACGAGTGCCGTCGCATGGGCATCAAGGTGCTGCCGCCGTCGGTCAACGAGTCCGTCGGGCCCTTCGCCGCCGTCGACGCCGACATCCGCTTCGGCCTGCACGCCATCCGCAACGTCGGCCGCAATGTCGTCGAGGCGATCATCACCACCCGCGAGGAGAAGGGCGCCTTCACCTCCTTCGACGACTTCCTCGCCAAGTGCCCGGCGGTCGTGTGCAACAAGCGGACCATCGAGTCGCTCATCATGGCCGGCGCCTTCGACGACCTCGGCCACCCGCGCCAGGGTCTGGTCATGGTCCACGAGGAGTACGTCGACGCCTTCGTCGGGGTCAAGCGCCAGGAGGCGGTCGGCCAGGACTCTCTGTGGGACATGTTCGGCGGCGGTGACGACGAGGAGGACACGTCCGGCTCCGGCATCGAGGGGATGGGCCTGCGTCCGATCCCGCAGGTGGAGTGGGACAAGCGGGCGAAGCTGAGCAACGAGCGCGAGATGCTCGGTCTCTACGTCTCCGACCACCCGCTCTTCGGCGTCGAGCACGTCCTCCAGCGAGCCGCCGACACCTCGATCGCGACCCTCACCCAGGCCGACTCCGGGGTGAAGGAGAACAGCACGGTGACGATCGCCGGCCTCGTGACGGGCCTGAGCGTCAAGCGGACGAAGAAGGGTGACCTCTGGGCGATCGCGACCATCGAGGACCTCGAGGGTGCGATCGAGTGCCTCTTCTTCCCCAAGACCTACCTGACGGTGCAGACGATGCTCACCCAGGACATCGTCGCCGTCGTGCGCGGCCGGGTGAATGCACGTGACGACACCGTCTCGATCTACGCCGAGGACCTGCAGATCCCCGAGCTGACCGACGGCCCGCGCGGCCCCGTGGTGCTCACCCTCGACTACGCCCGGGCGACGACCGGGCGCATCGAGGAGGTCAAGCAGGTGCTGTCGCAGCATCCGGGCAGCACCGACGTGCAGATCAAGCTCGTCCAGCCCGGCCGCTCGGTGACGATGTCCGTCGACGCGGCCTACCGGGTCGAACCGACCGAGGCGCTCATCGGCGACCTCAAGGTGATCCTCGGAGCCCGGGCGGTGAGCGCATGA